One genomic region from Leptolyngbyaceae cyanobacterium JSC-12 encodes:
- a CDS encoding hypothetical protein (IMG reference gene:2510095619) — protein MSKPFRLSKSARYQNAALEYYLGLTNSPYLHYGCWEPLPTSLDELTPAQLRIAQQTYADRLLSFIPADIHTILDVGCGIGGNAAHLLAQGFSVEGLAPDPFQQEQFLQRTQGNALFHLTRFEDFKGTKTYDLLLLSESSQYMAVPDIAQASVRSLRPGGYLLIADMFRKHAEYRTGIFSNCLVASELEAALTQQGFQLVKVEDISTQIAPTIDICVYYFQTFGLTTLKYIAQLVSIAVPLLHKLGRQLFNRWVKASLNEAMQARTIFEQHLCYQIQLWHLPTE, from the coding sequence ATGTCAAAGCCATTTCGCCTGTCTAAGTCCGCTCGGTATCAAAATGCAGCTCTGGAATATTATTTAGGATTAACTAACTCTCCCTATTTGCATTATGGTTGCTGGGAGCCGCTACCAACCTCTCTCGATGAATTGACTCCCGCGCAACTTCGGATTGCTCAACAAACCTACGCCGATCGCCTGCTATCTTTTATTCCAGCTGACATTCATACCATTTTGGATGTTGGATGTGGTATTGGTGGGAACGCGGCACATCTCCTTGCTCAAGGCTTTTCGGTGGAAGGATTAGCCCCCGATCCGTTTCAGCAAGAGCAGTTTTTGCAGCGAACTCAGGGGAATGCTTTATTTCACCTAACTCGATTTGAAGATTTCAAGGGAACTAAAACTTACGATCTGCTATTACTCAGCGAAAGTAGCCAATACATGGCAGTCCCAGATATTGCTCAAGCTAGTGTGCGATCGCTTCGCCCAGGTGGGTATTTGCTAATTGCGGATATGTTTCGGAAACATGCTGAATATCGCACAGGTATTTTCTCAAATTGCCTTGTGGCTAGCGAACTGGAAGCAGCCTTAACTCAACAAGGATTTCAACTGGTTAAAGTTGAGGACATATCAACCCAGATTGCTCCCACGATTGATATTTGTGTGTATTATTTCCAAACCTTTGGACTGACAACTTTAAAGTACATTGCCCAATTGGTCTCTATTGCAGTGCCTTTGCTTCATAAGCTAGGTCGGCAACTGTTTAATCGCTGGGTAAAAGCTTCACTCAATGAAGCCATGCAAGCTCGTACTATCTTTGAACAACACCTTTGCTATCAAATTCAACTGTGGCATTTGCCCACTGAATAG
- a CDS encoding Fe-S oxidoreductase (IMG reference gene:2510095615~PFAM: Radical SAM superfamily; B12 binding domain), which yields MKALLLYPRFPQSFWSYDRVMELAGLKAVIPPLGIITVAALLPQDWEIRFYDRNVSLETEADWEWCDLVILSAMLVQKADFHALIQKAVQLGKKVAVGGPYPTSVPQDALDSGAHYLILDEGEMTIPLFLAAIAQGQTEGIFRSLEKPDVTLSPIPRFDLLQRDAYFMMAIQFSRGCPFSCEFCDIITLYGRKPRTKEPSQTLAELQTLYDLGWRGSVFIVDDNFIGNQRNVKRFLRELIPWMKQRGYPFTFMTEASVNLAEDDELLQLMQEAGFFAVFLGIETPDQDSLQVTHKLQNTRHPLVEACHKINEAGLLIYAGFILGFDGERSGAGDRIQAFVEQTSIPQPMLGILQALPNTALWNRLQQEQRLVEGVGVTEVGDQNSLMNFVPTRPIAEIAKEYAEGFWTMYEPTSYLRRCFQQCFKIGLAQGRKQMMQFPSSKGLRLVAQLIWHQGVKRPEIRAQFWRQLWTILLRKPQVLNTYLGLCAAGEHFWEYRDLVRQRIAAQLGYDPLTNSVPLTTPAIVKT from the coding sequence ATGAAAGCACTGCTACTCTATCCTCGGTTTCCGCAGTCTTTTTGGTCGTACGATCGCGTGATGGAATTGGCTGGACTCAAGGCAGTGATTCCTCCATTGGGTATTATTACCGTCGCAGCCCTCCTCCCCCAAGATTGGGAGATTCGATTTTACGATCGCAACGTTAGTCTTGAAACCGAAGCAGATTGGGAATGGTGCGATCTGGTCATCCTCTCTGCCATGTTGGTGCAGAAAGCTGATTTTCATGCACTGATTCAAAAAGCGGTGCAGTTAGGCAAAAAAGTAGCCGTGGGTGGTCCTTATCCTACGTCGGTTCCGCAGGATGCTCTGGACTCTGGGGCGCATTATCTCATTCTCGATGAAGGAGAGATGACCATCCCCCTGTTTCTAGCAGCGATCGCCCAAGGGCAAACAGAGGGAATCTTCCGCTCCCTTGAGAAACCCGATGTGACGCTGAGTCCCATACCGCGTTTTGACCTGTTGCAGCGGGATGCCTACTTCATGATGGCAATCCAGTTTTCTCGGGGTTGCCCCTTTAGTTGTGAATTTTGTGACATTATTACCCTCTATGGTCGCAAGCCCCGAACCAAAGAACCTAGCCAGACTCTAGCAGAACTCCAAACCTTGTATGACTTGGGGTGGCGCGGCTCAGTGTTTATTGTGGATGATAATTTCATCGGCAACCAGCGCAATGTGAAACGATTCTTGCGAGAGTTGATTCCCTGGATGAAACAGCGTGGCTATCCGTTCACGTTTATGACCGAAGCTTCGGTAAACTTAGCTGAAGATGATGAATTGCTACAGTTGATGCAGGAAGCAGGGTTTTTTGCTGTCTTTTTAGGCATCGAAACACCTGATCAAGATAGCTTGCAAGTTACTCACAAACTCCAAAATACCCGCCATCCTCTGGTTGAAGCTTGCCATAAGATTAATGAAGCAGGGTTACTGATTTACGCTGGGTTTATCCTGGGTTTTGATGGAGAGCGTTCTGGAGCGGGCGATCGCATTCAAGCGTTTGTTGAGCAAACCAGTATTCCTCAACCGATGTTGGGTATTCTTCAGGCGTTGCCCAATACAGCCCTCTGGAACCGTCTGCAACAGGAGCAACGGCTAGTTGAAGGGGTTGGCGTAACAGAGGTGGGCGATCAAAATAGTTTGATGAATTTTGTCCCCACTCGTCCAATCGCTGAAATTGCCAAAGAATATGCTGAAGGCTTCTGGACTATGTATGAACCCACGAGCTACCTCAGACGCTGCTTTCAGCAATGTTTCAAAATTGGGTTGGCGCAAGGACGAAAGCAAATGATGCAATTTCCATCTAGCAAAGGGCTGCGCTTGGTGGCTCAGTTAATTTGGCATCAAGGGGTAAAACGCCCCGAAATTCGGGCACAATTTTGGCGCCAATTGTGGACAATTCTGCTGAGAAAACCTCAAGTGTTGAATACGTACTTGGGGCTTTGTGCGGCAGGCGAGCATTTTTGGGAATACCGGGATCTAGTGAGACAACGAATCGCAGCACAACTGGGTTACGACCCATTAACAAACTCTGTGCCTTTAACCACCCCAGCCATTGTTAAGACGTGA
- a CDS encoding putative low-complexity protein (IMG reference gene:2510095621~PFAM: Pentapeptide repeats (8 copies)) — protein sequence MNTTELQMLYAAGERDFHNVDLSSANLSYIDLKGANLLRANLRHANLRWADLRQTNLRWADLRGADLSWAQLEGADLQAANLKGTKMPDGTIHD from the coding sequence ATGAACACTACTGAACTCCAAATGCTGTACGCAGCGGGAGAGCGAGATTTTCATAATGTTGACCTTAGCTCAGCCAATCTTAGCTATATAGATTTGAAGGGAGCAAATTTGTTAAGAGCCAACTTACGCCATGCTAATTTGCGTTGGGCTGATTTGCGGCAAACAAATTTACGCTGGGCTGATTTAAGAGGAGCTGATTTAAGTTGGGCCCAATTAGAAGGTGCTGATTTGCAAGCTGCCAACTTGAAAGGAACCAAGATGCCGGATGGGACAATTCATGACTGA
- a CDS encoding hypothetical protein (IMG reference gene:2510095617), with amino-acid sequence MKIQAIHIQAGDRIYAYCNNKMQICTVKSIMEPDPVNVILSVSTSERSRNSISRVVRFQRDALVELHAKGLNHSIASVSELA; translated from the coding sequence TTGAAAATTCAAGCTATTCATATCCAAGCTGGCGATCGCATCTATGCTTATTGCAACAACAAAATGCAAATTTGCACCGTGAAATCCATTATGGAACCCGACCCAGTGAATGTTATCCTCTCCGTTTCCACCTCTGAACGCTCTCGAAATTCAATTTCACGTGTAGTTCGTTTTCAACGGGATGCGTTGGTTGAACTCCACGCCAAAGGTTTGAATCACAGCATCGCTAGTGTTTCTGAGTTGGCGTAA
- a CDS encoding hypothetical protein (IMG reference gene:2510095616~manually curated) has product MKSLIVNPVNSFTQSVVDLRHQLDASIDQPMEERHTCLCCSYVLLRHIGMRGVYWRCSHCYQTMPV; this is encoded by the coding sequence ATGAAATCTTTAATAGTCAACCCAGTTAATTCATTCACTCAGTCAGTTGTAGACCTTAGACATCAACTCGATGCCTCAATCGACCAACCAATGGAAGAGCGACATACCTGTCTATGTTGCTCGTATGTCTTGCTTCGGCATATTGGTATGAGAGGAGTCTACTGGCGTTGCAGCCATTGCTATCAAACAATGCCAGTCTAA
- a CDS encoding SSU ribosomal protein S21P (IMG reference gene:2510095623~PFAM: Ribosomal protein S21~TIGRFAM: ribosomal protein S21), translating to MTQVIPGEDERIESTLRRFKREVSKAGIFSDMKKHRHFETPTEKRKRKLLSMHKQRKKRFHY from the coding sequence ATGACTCAAGTCATTCCTGGTGAAGATGAAAGAATTGAATCAACGCTACGCCGCTTTAAGCGGGAAGTTTCTAAAGCAGGAATTTTTTCAGATATGAAAAAGCATCGTCACTTTGAGACACCGACTGAAAAGCGAAAACGTAAACTTCTGTCTATGCACAAGCAACGCAAAAAAAGGTTTCATTACTGA
- a CDS encoding RRM domain-containing RNA-binding protein (IMG reference gene:2510095622~PFAM: RNA recognition motif. (a.k.a. RRM, RBD, or RNP domain)), which translates to MSIYVGNLSYNVTSDDLTQTFAEYGTVKRVQLPTDRETGRLRGFAFVEMETDAEEDKAIEALDGAEWMGRDLKVNKARPREERGSSGGSWGNKGGSSRRY; encoded by the coding sequence ATGTCAATTTATGTTGGTAATTTGTCTTACAATGTTACGTCAGATGACCTAACTCAAACTTTTGCAGAATATGGCACGGTCAAGCGGGTTCAGTTACCAACAGATCGAGAAACAGGTCGGCTACGTGGCTTCGCTTTTGTCGAAATGGAAACAGATGCTGAGGAAGACAAAGCTATCGAAGCTCTTGATGGGGCGGAATGGATGGGGCGCGATCTAAAAGTTAATAAGGCACGACCCCGGGAGGAAAGAGGCTCTTCTGGAGGAAGTTGGGGAAATAAAGGCGGGTCATCCCGGCGATACTAA
- a CDS encoding hypothetical protein (IMG reference gene:2510095625~PFAM: Domain of unknown function (DUF305)), which produces MARKQVTSQFYSGGFLSLLLLAAMVPISSQGLPQGEYSATEFSRSLLVAASRTDKTAAVRRPDQQFIMMMMPYQEDAIALADAALIRAKHPEIKALARTIKQNQITRNQQLRSFYRQWYGTDVPDGLQRQAISTSGQEPNGMGGALRIDLKDLEVSPDFDRAFLEEMMQHQQMGVIMAQDMLSNSDRPEIHTFAKALIQTQNAHIDQMQYWYQQWYLMGNREP; this is translated from the coding sequence ATGGCTAGAAAGCAAGTGACTTCCCAGTTTTATTCAGGAGGTTTTCTGTCGTTGCTGCTACTAGCAGCAATGGTTCCAATCTCATCACAAGGGTTGCCCCAAGGGGAATATTCTGCTACTGAATTCTCTCGATCCTTGCTTGTTGCTGCATCACGAACCGACAAAACTGCCGCCGTCAGGCGACCCGACCAGCAATTTATCATGATGATGATGCCTTACCAGGAGGACGCGATCGCCCTGGCAGATGCGGCACTTATCCGCGCTAAACATCCCGAAATCAAAGCTCTAGCTCGTACTATCAAACAAAACCAGATAACCCGAAACCAACAACTCCGTAGTTTTTATCGGCAATGGTATGGCACGGATGTTCCTGATGGGTTGCAGAGACAGGCAATCTCAACTTCCGGCCAGGAACCAAATGGAATGGGGGGTGCGTTACGAATTGACCTGAAGGATTTGGAAGTATCACCAGACTTTGATCGGGCGTTTCTGGAAGAGATGATGCAGCATCAGCAAATGGGCGTGATTATGGCGCAAGACATGTTGAGCAACAGCGATCGCCCCGAAATTCACACTTTCGCGAAAGCCCTCATCCAGACACAAAACGCCCACATTGATCAGATGCAGTACTGGTATCAACAGTGGTATTTAATGGGCAACCGAGAACCATGA
- a CDS encoding putative low-complexity protein (IMG reference gene:2510095624~PFAM: Pentapeptide repeats (8 copies)) has product MLGNPSTSLDSMNTKELLSRYMAGQRNFSNLNLIAVNLRNMNLPGINLSGANLTKANLTRTNLDRANLTGAILNGANLTETSLTQANLRNANLTGTNLETANLSQAYLSGATLPDGMGSAQRAKLIQPN; this is encoded by the coding sequence ATGTTAGGCAATCCTTCAACATCATTAGACAGCATGAATACCAAAGAATTATTGAGTCGATATATGGCAGGGCAAAGAAACTTTAGCAATTTAAATCTAATAGCAGTGAATCTTAGGAACATGAATTTGCCAGGAATCAACCTAAGCGGTGCTAATTTAACAAAAGCCAACCTCACTCGAACTAACTTAGATCGTGCAAATCTTACAGGGGCGATTTTGAATGGTGCAAATCTGACTGAAACCAGTTTAACTCAAGCAAATTTAAGAAATGCCAACCTGACTGGAACGAATCTTGAGACTGCGAATCTTAGCCAGGCTTACTTGAGTGGAGCAACCCTGCCTGATGGAATGGGATCTGCTCAACGAGCTAAATTGATACAGCCCAATTGA
- a CDS encoding ketose-bisphosphate aldolase (IMG reference gene:2510095614~PFAM: Fructose-bisphosphate aldolase class-II~TIGRFAM: ketose-bisphosphate aldolases): MLASTQELLETARRNIYAIGAFNVYNLEGVKAVVNAAEVSRSPTMLQLHPSALKYGKLPLVALCLEAANTATVPISVHLDHSTSAKDIRLALEAGVRSIMVDGSPMPYAENRKFTQEMTELAHRYGAVVEAEIGRISGTEDGLTIAEKEAKMTDPNQALEFVQQTRVDSLAVTIGNVHGEYKSPPRLDFERLHRIRHLLDIPLVLHGASGLPESMIHHSIQLGVCKFNVNTEVRQAYMQALKDEICGDSSGDLLEVAGEAIAAMEAVILDKLHLFGSVGKAHLHETPYAHVLTMAGVVKGTEFVNGS; the protein is encoded by the coding sequence ATGCTGGCTTCTACTCAAGAATTACTGGAAACGGCTCGACGCAACATCTATGCGATCGGGGCATTTAATGTCTACAACCTGGAGGGCGTGAAGGCAGTCGTCAATGCCGCAGAAGTGAGCCGTAGTCCAACCATGCTACAACTTCATCCCAGTGCTTTGAAGTATGGGAAATTGCCTCTGGTAGCCCTATGTTTAGAAGCGGCAAACACCGCCACGGTACCAATCTCAGTCCATTTGGATCACAGCACTTCTGCTAAAGACATTCGGTTGGCGCTGGAAGCTGGTGTGCGCTCCATCATGGTGGATGGGTCCCCCATGCCCTACGCGGAAAATCGAAAATTTACCCAGGAGATGACCGAGCTAGCTCATCGCTATGGTGCCGTGGTGGAAGCCGAAATTGGCAGAATTAGTGGCACCGAAGATGGGCTGACCATTGCGGAGAAGGAAGCGAAAATGACCGACCCCAACCAAGCATTGGAATTTGTGCAGCAGACGCGGGTAGATTCTTTAGCCGTCACGATTGGCAATGTGCATGGCGAGTACAAAAGTCCACCTCGGTTAGATTTTGAGCGACTGCATCGGATTCGGCATTTATTGGACATTCCGCTGGTGCTGCATGGCGCGTCGGGCTTGCCAGAATCGATGATTCATCACTCTATTCAGTTGGGTGTGTGCAAGTTTAATGTGAATACAGAAGTGCGCCAAGCCTATATGCAGGCGCTTAAGGATGAAATTTGTGGCGACAGTTCCGGAGATTTGTTGGAGGTTGCCGGAGAAGCGATCGCGGCAATGGAAGCCGTCATTCTCGACAAACTGCACCTATTTGGTTCTGTTGGCAAAGCACACCTGCATGAAACGCCCTATGCTCACGTCTTAACAATGGCTGGGGTGGTTAAAGGCACAGAGTTTGTTAATGGGTCGTAA
- a CDS encoding N-acetyl-gamma-glutamyl-phosphate reductase (IMG reference gene:2510095613~PFAM: Semialdehyde dehydrogenase, dimerisation domain; Semialdehyde dehydrogenase, NAD binding domain~TIGRFAM: N-acetyl-gamma-glutamyl-phosphate reductase, common form), whose protein sequence is MGDSGRIPVGIIGASGYGGVQLVRILMDHPHLELAYLGGESSAGQPFSDLYPHLEHRVKHLVEPIDLDVIGDRCQVVFLSLPNGLACKMAPKLLEKGCKVLDLSADYRFSDLSVYSTWYGVERTDQEVAETAVYGLPELYRDRIAQAQLVGCPGCYPTASLLALSPLLKQGLIVPETAIIDAKSGTSGGGRQAKTNMLLAEADGSFGAYGVARHRHTPEIEQVCSDLAGHEVLVQFTPHLIPMPRGILSTVYATLRDPGLVREDLLTIYSAFYRSSPWVKVLPSGVYPQTKWACGTNLCYLGLEVDPRTARVIVMSAIDNLMKGQAGQAIQCVNIMMGWDETLGLPQLAFYP, encoded by the coding sequence ATGGGTGATTCGGGGCGAATTCCAGTTGGGATTATCGGCGCATCAGGCTATGGCGGTGTCCAATTAGTACGCATTTTGATGGATCACCCACACCTGGAGTTGGCATATCTGGGCGGTGAGAGTAGCGCTGGGCAGCCATTTTCTGACTTGTATCCCCATCTGGAACATCGGGTGAAACATCTAGTTGAGCCGATTGATTTGGATGTGATTGGCGATCGCTGCCAGGTGGTGTTTCTCTCACTGCCAAATGGGCTTGCTTGCAAAATGGCTCCCAAATTGCTGGAGAAGGGCTGCAAAGTTCTGGATTTATCGGCGGACTATCGGTTTTCGGATTTGTCGGTGTATTCTACCTGGTATGGCGTAGAGCGCACCGATCAGGAAGTGGCAGAAACGGCAGTTTATGGGTTGCCGGAACTCTACCGCGATCGTATCGCTCAGGCGCAACTGGTGGGGTGTCCAGGGTGCTATCCCACGGCAAGTCTGTTGGCGCTATCCCCCTTGCTCAAGCAGGGATTGATTGTTCCTGAAACTGCTATCATTGACGCAAAATCGGGTACCTCTGGGGGTGGGCGACAGGCAAAAACCAACATGCTTTTGGCAGAAGCGGATGGTTCGTTTGGTGCCTATGGGGTTGCCCGTCATCGCCACACACCCGAAATTGAGCAAGTTTGCAGTGATCTGGCTGGGCACGAAGTTCTCGTCCAGTTCACACCTCACCTGATCCCGATGCCACGCGGCATTTTATCTACAGTGTATGCAACCCTGCGCGATCCAGGGCTAGTGCGGGAGGATTTGCTAACGATTTACAGCGCGTTTTACCGCAGTTCTCCCTGGGTGAAGGTGTTACCCAGCGGTGTTTACCCTCAAACTAAATGGGCTTGTGGCACGAATTTGTGTTACCTGGGTTTGGAAGTTGATCCCCGAACCGCCAGAGTGATTGTGATGTCGGCGATCGACAACTTGATGAAAGGGCAAGCAGGGCAAGCGATTCAATGCGTCAACATTATGATGGGCTGGGATGAAACCCTGGGATTGCCGCAACTGGCATTTTACCCGTAA
- a CDS encoding ABC-type multidrug transport system, ATPase and permease component (IMG reference gene:2510095626~PFAM: ABC transporter), with translation MGWAGYRRNMSNRRILSFKQRLRQIQQSLSIYRYCGRAIALVWITHRPLTLALAALTLVAGLLPGLVAYLGKLIVDAVVVAAQSGLLSDRWLALQYLGLEAIAVALLAGSKQGIALCQSLLRMQLGQKVNVLILEKALTLDIAHFEDSEFYDKMIRARREASSRPLSLVGRTFGLVQDSLALITYGGLLLKFSPGAVGILILAAIPAFVAETRFAGEAFRLFQWRAPEAREQDYLEWLMTNETSAMEVKLFQLGPTLLDRYQTTFERLYREDRDLVIRRGFWSYLLGLLSIAAFYGAYVWIVLEAIAGRISLGELTMYLVVFRQGQATFSNLLTSISGMYEDSLYLSNLYEFLEQPIPVAVGHATRGTLPGDGLRFEAVGFTYPGNTRPALEDVSFHLRPGEKLAIVGENGSGKTTLIKLLTRLYAPNSGRILLDGLDLQAWDVKALQYRIGVIFQNFVRYQFTVGENIGAGDVHHIEDESRWQDASAKGTADTFITTLPETYHTRLGHWFRSGRELSGGQWQKIALSRAFMRQHASILVLDEPTSAMDAEAEMQIFHQFRAMTQNQMAILISHRFSTVRMADHILVLERGKVVEQGNHQELLAQQGRYAYLFSIQAAGYR, from the coding sequence GTGGGGTGGGCTGGCTATCGTAGAAATATGAGTAATCGGAGAATTCTTTCATTCAAGCAACGGCTAAGACAGATCCAGCAGTCGTTGTCAATCTATCGATACTGTGGGCGGGCGATCGCGCTGGTGTGGATAACCCATCGCCCTTTAACACTGGCTCTGGCAGCGTTAACTTTGGTGGCAGGCTTATTACCTGGCTTAGTCGCCTATTTGGGCAAGTTGATTGTGGATGCAGTGGTGGTCGCTGCTCAATCAGGATTATTGAGCGATCGCTGGCTGGCATTGCAATACCTGGGATTAGAAGCGATCGCCGTGGCACTGCTGGCTGGTAGTAAGCAAGGCATTGCGCTCTGCCAATCGCTGTTGCGGATGCAGTTGGGGCAAAAGGTCAATGTCTTGATCCTGGAAAAAGCTCTGACCCTGGATATCGCACATTTCGAGGATTCAGAGTTTTACGACAAAATGATCCGTGCTCGGCGGGAAGCTTCCAGTCGTCCCCTAAGTCTGGTAGGACGCACCTTTGGCTTGGTGCAAGATTCGCTGGCGTTGATTACCTACGGCGGCTTGCTGCTGAAGTTTTCCCCTGGTGCAGTTGGGATTCTTATCCTGGCAGCGATTCCTGCCTTTGTTGCAGAAACCCGCTTTGCCGGAGAAGCGTTTCGCCTGTTTCAATGGCGTGCTCCTGAAGCCAGAGAGCAAGATTATCTGGAATGGTTAATGACTAACGAAACGTCGGCAATGGAGGTCAAACTGTTTCAATTGGGACCAACTTTGCTTGATCGCTACCAGACAACCTTTGAGCGTTTGTACCGGGAAGATCGAGATTTGGTCATCCGCAGAGGCTTCTGGAGTTATTTACTGGGGTTACTGAGTATCGCTGCATTTTATGGAGCCTATGTCTGGATCGTGCTGGAGGCGATCGCAGGACGTATTTCCCTCGGTGAACTGACGATGTATTTGGTGGTATTTCGGCAGGGACAGGCAACCTTTTCCAACCTGCTCACTTCTATCAGCGGCATGTACGAAGACAGCCTTTACCTTTCCAACCTGTATGAATTTTTAGAGCAACCTATTCCGGTAGCCGTGGGACATGCCACACGCGGCACGCTTCCTGGCGATGGCTTACGGTTTGAAGCTGTCGGCTTCACCTATCCTGGAAATACCAGACCTGCACTTGAGGATGTGTCGTTTCATCTCAGACCAGGAGAAAAATTAGCGATCGTCGGTGAGAACGGCTCCGGCAAAACCACCCTAATCAAGCTACTGACAAGGCTATACGCTCCCAACTCTGGACGGATTTTGCTAGATGGCTTAGACCTACAAGCTTGGGATGTAAAAGCATTGCAATATCGCATTGGCGTCATCTTTCAGAACTTTGTGCGCTATCAGTTCACGGTGGGCGAAAACATTGGCGCGGGTGATGTGCATCATATTGAAGATGAGTCACGCTGGCAGGACGCCTCAGCAAAAGGCACTGCAGATACTTTCATCACAACTCTGCCGGAAACCTATCATACCCGACTGGGCCATTGGTTCAGAAGTGGGCGCGAGTTATCCGGCGGGCAGTGGCAAAAGATCGCTCTTTCTCGTGCCTTTATGCGACAACATGCCAGCATTCTAGTGTTGGATGAACCCACTTCAGCGATGGATGCGGAAGCTGAGATGCAGATTTTTCACCAGTTTCGGGCAATGACACAAAATCAAATGGCGATTTTGATCTCTCATCGCTTTTCCACAGTTCGCATGGCAGATCACATTTTGGTACTAGAGCGGGGCAAGGTGGTGGAACAGGGAAACCATCAGGAATTGCTGGCGCAGCAAGGACGCTATGCTTATCTGTTCTCGATTCAAGCAGCGGGGTATCGGTAG
- a CDS encoding Co-chaperonin GroES (IMG reference gene:2510095618~PFAM: Chaperonin 10 Kd subunit), whose translation MNFQSHALLFHFCRILSSPHPPKERRGAKPFQSPSNKLGEGLRARAKVKCTRTDNGIFLPASVQEKPQVGEITAISSGKFSKNGSGQQADVKVGDNILYSMYRGTEIYLGNERM comes from the coding sequence ATGAATTTTCAAAGTCATGCATTGCTTTTTCACTTTTGCAGGATACTCTCTAGCCCTCATCCCCCAAAAGAGCGAAGGGGAGCCAAGCCATTTCAAAGTCCCTCTAACAAGTTGGGAGAGGGGCTTAGGGCGAGGGCGAAGGTGAAATGTACTCGAACAGACAATGGGATTTTTTTGCCTGCTAGTGTTCAGGAGAAACCTCAAGTTGGAGAGATTACCGCGATCAGTTCTGGAAAGTTTTCTAAGAATGGTTCCGGACAACAGGCGGATGTCAAAGTCGGGGATAACATTCTCTACTCCATGTATAGAGGGACTGAGATTTACCTGGGCAATGAGAGGATGTAA
- a CDS encoding bacterial translation initiation factor 3 (bIF-3) (IMG reference gene:2510095620~PFAM: Translation initiation factor IF-3, C-terminal domain; Translation initiation factor IF-3, N-terminal domain~TIGRFAM: translation initiation factor IF-3), with protein sequence MLLIDHENSNRGLVDTYEALKLAESVDLDLVIVSENKEIPVAKILDYGKHQYQQKKRQHQSTRSTLKEVRLRPNVGESDYSLRISRAVEWLGKGDSVKFQVRLRGREHQNRERAMDLLDRIVTDLSPAGKVQSLDKRALIVQMIPG encoded by the coding sequence GTGCTTCTAATCGACCATGAGAATAGCAATCGTGGTTTAGTTGATACCTATGAAGCTCTAAAGCTGGCTGAAAGTGTAGACCTGGATCTGGTGATTGTCTCTGAGAATAAGGAGATTCCAGTCGCTAAAATTTTGGACTACGGTAAGCATCAGTACCAGCAAAAGAAACGCCAACATCAAAGCACTCGATCAACCCTCAAAGAAGTCAGGTTGCGTCCAAACGTGGGCGAATCAGACTACAGTTTGCGGATTAGTAGAGCGGTTGAATGGTTAGGGAAGGGGGATTCAGTGAAATTTCAGGTGCGTTTGCGGGGGAGAGAACATCAAAATCGGGAGCGCGCGATGGATTTACTTGATCGGATCGTCACAGATCTCTCTCCAGCCGGTAAAGTTCAGTCTTTAGATAAGCGGGCACTCATTGTGCAAATGATTCCAGGATAA